Proteins from a genomic interval of Dendropsophus ebraccatus isolate aDenEbr1 chromosome 6, aDenEbr1.pat, whole genome shotgun sequence:
- the MAPRE3 gene encoding microtubule-associated protein RP/EB family member 3: MAVNVYSTSVTSENLSRHDMLAWVNDSIQLNYTKIEQLCSGAAYCQFMDMLFPGCILLKKVKFQAKLEHEFIHNFKVLQAAFKKMGVDKIIPVERLVKGKFQDNFEFVQWFKKFFDANYDGKEYDPMLARQGQDVAPPPNPGDQVFNKPKKPIVTSVPQRTSPTGPKTMQPPARVQNITHPIRKPPPITRNGGSELDSQIIELNQQLMELKLTVDGLEKERDFYFTKLRDIELICQEHESESAGVLSKIIDILYATEEGFAPPDDDENEDVQGDDQDEY; the protein is encoded by the exons ATGGCGGTCAATGTTTATTCCACATCTGTGACCAGTGAGAACCTGAGCCGCCATGACATGCTGGCCTGGGTGAACGACTCCATCCAACTCAACTACACCAAGATAGAGCAGCTGTGCTcag GCGCCGCCTACTGTCAGTTCATGGACATGCTCTTCCCAGGATGCATCTTACTGAAGAAAGTGAAATTCCAGGCGAAGCTTGAGCACGAATTCATTCACAACTTCAAGGTGTTACAGGCGGCATTCAAGAAGATGGGGGTGGACAAA ATTATCCCTGTAGAACGATTAGTGAAAGGAAAGTTTCAGGACAACTTTGAGTTTGTTCAATGGTTCAAGAAATTCTTTGATGCTAACTATGACGGGAAGGAGTACGACCCAATGCTGGCGAGACAAGGGCAGGATGTGGCGCCCCCTCCCAACCCCGGAGACCAGGTCTTCAACAAACCCAAGAAGCCCATAGTCACATCAG TCCCACAAAGAACATCACCCACAGGTCCCAAGACCATGCAGCCCCCCGCACGAGTACAGAACATCACTCACCCCATCAGGaaacccccccccatcaccaggaACGGTGGCAGCGAGCTGGACTCCCAGATCATTGAGCTAAACCAGCAG TTAATGGAGCTGAAGCTGACTGTAGACGGACTGGAAAAAGAGCGAGACTTTTACTTCACTAAATTGAGAGACATCGAACTGATATGTCAGGAGCATGAGAGCGAGAGTGCGGGGGTCCTGTCCAAAATCATCGACATCTTGTACGCCACAGAG GAAGGATTTGCTCCTCCAGACGATGATGAGAACGAAGACGTCCAAGGCGACGATCAGGACGAAtactaa